From Paenibacillus graminis, a single genomic window includes:
- a CDS encoding GNAT family N-acetyltransferase, producing MDRYLTVDSRDLLGTFVNGGLAGLVGILHEPGKAVELLHIAVQARLRGRGIGRTMIEEIRKCKGNVLLRAETDLDAAGFYRNSGFVVTSLGEKYPGVERFSCILPVSGQAEYAL from the coding sequence GTGGACCGGTATCTTACCGTGGATTCCCGGGATTTGCTGGGCACCTTCGTAAATGGTGGATTGGCCGGTCTAGTTGGCATCCTTCATGAGCCGGGGAAGGCCGTGGAGCTCCTGCATATCGCCGTACAGGCCCGCTTGCGGGGCCGGGGCATTGGCCGGACGATGATTGAAGAGATCCGCAAATGCAAAGGGAATGTACTGCTGCGGGCCGAGACGGATCTTGATGCCGCAGGCTTTTACAGAAATAGCGGGTTTGTGGTCACCAGCCTCGGTGAAAAGTATCCGGGTGTGGAGCGTTTTAGCTGTATACTGCCAGTCAGCGGCCAAGCTGAATATGCGCTTTGA
- the trxB gene encoding thioredoxin-disulfide reductase encodes MYKSIIIGTGPAGLTAAIYLARANLNPLVIEGPQPGGQLTTTTEVENFPGFPDGIMGPELMDNMRKQAERFGAKFVTGWVNSVELGERPFKLNVEGMGALTTDTLILSTGATAKYLGIPGEQDNIGRGVSTCATCDGFFFRGKEIVVVGGGDSALEEAGFLTRFASKVTLVHRREELRASKIMQDRIRDNEKVAWSLNRTPLEVTSGDKGVNGIKVLNNVTGEEEFIEASGVFVAVGHHPNTAFLGGQITTDANGYIVTNPGTSETNIPGVFACGDVQDTRYKQAITAAGSGCMAAIDAEKYIESLEHSAVIL; translated from the coding sequence ATGTATAAATCAATTATTATTGGTACCGGACCTGCCGGATTGACTGCAGCCATCTACTTGGCCCGGGCCAATCTGAACCCATTGGTGATAGAAGGTCCTCAACCGGGGGGCCAGCTTACCACAACTACTGAAGTAGAGAACTTTCCAGGCTTCCCTGACGGGATCATGGGTCCGGAGCTGATGGACAATATGCGTAAGCAGGCTGAACGTTTCGGCGCCAAGTTTGTGACAGGCTGGGTCAACAGTGTGGAACTTGGCGAGCGTCCATTTAAGCTGAATGTGGAAGGGATGGGCGCGCTGACTACGGATACCCTGATTCTGTCGACGGGTGCAACGGCCAAATACCTGGGTATTCCGGGTGAGCAGGACAACATCGGACGCGGTGTCAGCACTTGTGCGACCTGCGATGGATTTTTCTTCCGCGGCAAGGAGATCGTAGTGGTTGGCGGCGGCGATTCGGCGCTTGAGGAAGCAGGCTTCCTGACCCGTTTTGCTTCAAAAGTAACCCTTGTCCACCGCCGTGAAGAACTGCGTGCCTCCAAAATCATGCAGGACCGTATCCGCGACAACGAAAAGGTTGCCTGGAGCCTCAACCGCACCCCGCTGGAAGTAACTTCCGGCGACAAAGGCGTGAACGGCATTAAGGTGCTTAACAATGTGACCGGGGAAGAAGAGTTCATTGAAGCCAGTGGTGTATTCGTCGCTGTCGGACACCATCCGAACACAGCGTTCCTGGGCGGACAGATTACAACGGATGCGAATGGCTATATCGTCACCAATCCAGGCACCTCGGAAACCAACATTCCCGGCGTATTCGCTTGCGGAGATGTGCAGGATACCCGTTACAAACAAGCGATTACCGCAGCAGGCAGCGGATGTATGGCAGCTATTGATGCCGAAAAGTACATTGAGAGCCTGGAGCACAGCGCGGTTATTCTGTAA
- a CDS encoding glutaredoxin family protein, giving the protein MENVIVYTSTNCPHCRQVKSFLSEKGISYEERNIEQNDDYAQQVWDMGMRAVPITVIGDFKIVGMNKTQFDKALASV; this is encoded by the coding sequence ATGGAAAACGTAATTGTCTACACTTCAACCAACTGTCCGCATTGCCGTCAGGTCAAAAGCTTCCTGAGCGAGAAGGGGATCTCCTACGAGGAGCGCAACATTGAACAAAACGATGATTATGCCCAGCAGGTATGGGATATGGGGATGAGAGCTGTGCCAATCACCGTTATTGGCGACTTCAAGATCGTCGGCATGAACAAAACCCAATTCGACAAGGCACTGGCGAGCGTATAA